A window from Candidatus Arthromitus sp. SFB-rat-Yit encodes these proteins:
- a CDS encoding class IV adenylate cyclase — MEIEVKILDIDICDIRKKILENNGVLVKKENQINKLFDFLDNRLLKNNGYARIRIIEDMITGNDFYYMATKIKLSKDDDAYKVMDEQEVVINSSEIGENIFKVLGLSLKNEIKKYRESYKIDNVLIEIDINDKDFYPNPYIEIEGDNISEIEEVVKNLGYRMEDTTSKSIFEIIRESKK; from the coding sequence TTGGAAATAGAAGTTAAAATTTTAGATATAGATATTTGTGATATTAGAAAAAAAATTTTGGAAAATAATGGAGTTCTTGTTAAAAAGGAAAATCAAATTAATAAGTTATTTGATTTTCTAGATAATAGACTTTTAAAAAATAATGGGTATGCTAGAATTAGAATTATTGAAGATATGATTACGGGTAATGATTTTTATTATATGGCAACTAAAATAAAGTTATCGAAAGATGATGATGCATATAAGGTCATGGATGAGCAGGAAGTTGTGATTAATAGTTCAGAAATTGGAGAAAACATATTTAAGGTATTGGGATTATCCCTTAAAAATGAAATTAAAAAGTATAGAGAGAGTTATAAAATAGATAATGTTTTAATTGAAATTGATATAAATGATAAGGATTTCTACCCTAATCCATATATAGAAATAGAGGGAGATAATATCTCAGAAATAGAAGAAGTTGTGAAGAACTTGGGTTATAGAATGGAGGATACGACTTCAAAGAGTATTTTTGAGATTATTAGAGAATCTAAAAAATAA